The region CGGAAACTATCGACTAACCTTCTCGGCTATTGGCCAGAATAACGAGTCAGATCGTGGTTATGCCTTCATAGACGGCGTTTCTTTAGCTATCGTGCCAGAGCCTGCGTCAGGACTGCTGGCCATGTTCAGCTCATTTTTCCTCCTGAATAGCCGCAGAAGGGGAAGTAAGTCCCCATAGCTTGGACCGGGTGCAAATGAGCGAGATGGCCTTCAGTCAGCTTAAGCTCTCTTCCAAAAACGCTTTCTCAAAGCCAGCACTTCGCTGTGAACGAAGATTTTGGCTTGGTAGGCTGCTGGGAGCTCGGGTTCGGAGTCATTGCTCTGGCGAGCTAGGAGTAGGGGGCAATGCGGTTCGGACAAATGCGTCAACGCACCGTGCCTGCGAGGTCTTGGAGGCGTGCGATCTGGCCTTTGAGGAGGGCGATCTCGGCCTCGATCTTGGCCCGCCACTCGGCATCGGCGGCGGCAGCCGGGGATGGGGCGCTGATGATGGGGGTGGCGATGGCCTCTGGCTCTACATCCCCACAATAGAGGTGCATGTACTGCGCCACGCGGCAGCCGGGACCGGCGGGGATGCATTTGATGAGTGGGCCGTCACGGTAGCCGATGAGGCTGATGAGGGTGTCCTCCACGGCTTTCATGTCCTCAAAGGTGTGGAGGCGCTCGGTGCGCTGGCGGAGCTCGCCGGCAGTCTGGGCACCACGCAGTAGGAGCATGCAGAGCAGGGCGATTTGAGCCTTTTCGAGGTCGGGGCATTTGCCTTTGAGATTATGCCGGAATTTTTGCACGCGGGCGCCGACGATGTTCACCTGATAGACGTAGCCGCGTGATTTCATGTTTTCGAGTGCCTGGGCGACGGTGGTGTCATCGAGCTGCATGAGGGGCTCGCGGTTGGTGGTCTGATTGCAAGCGGTGACGAGGGCATTGAGCGTCATCGGGTAGTAATCCGGGAGGGTGATCTCTTTTTCGATGAGGCAGCCGAGGACGCGGACCTCCTCGGGCGAAAGGGTGGATGGGATGGCGGTGGTGGCGGATTCTGCGGACATGGGGAGGGGCTGTTGAATGGGGGGCAGGAGGGGGAGTTCCTTTGAAAATGTCGCTCGGGTGCATGCTGGGTGCAAATTTTCTGAATAGAAGACCCGGTAATGAGTCTGATGTCCTGCCATGAAGACGAAACTCCTCCCCCTGCTCGGCGCAGCACTCTGCGCGGTCTCTCTCTCCTCCTGCTATGTGTATGATGATCCGCTGACCTGGGGCGGCTCGTATCCTGGCTCGTATTACAACAGCGGATACAACGGCGGTGGTTACTATGGTCGTGGTTACTGCCCGACGCCGCGTGTGGTGGTGCAGCGGAACTGTCCGCCACCTGTGGTTTATCAAAGCCGCCCGACTCCGTTTTTCCGCAGCTCTTCCTACGGACGCCCTGGATACTCGGGCTCTGGGCATCATCACGGTGGCAGCGCTCCGATGATCATGACGACACCGTCCTCGGGCCATGGTGGACACCATGGTGGTGGTGGGAGTGGTGGCGGCGGCGGTTTCCGCAGCGGTGGGGGTGGATCTAGTCATGGTCGCGGCCATGGTCACGGGGCCATGGTGCCTTCTAGCCAGCCTCAGATGATGCCGCCGATGTTCCAGGGTGGTGGTGGCGGTGGCAGTCATAGCGGCCACGGCGGAGGAGCTGGCTTAGGTGGTGGTGGCCGCCCTTCGGTAGTGACGGCTTCTGCGCCTGCTCCGATGCCGCACATGTCCGTTTCGGCACCGGTGATGGCGGCTGCTCCATCGCAGCCCTCACCACCTCCTTTCGCGGCGGTGGCGGACAGAGCAAATCATGACATGCGTGCCGCGCATCAGGGCATGCGTTTCGGCCGCTGAATCCGTTATTAAAAGCATCAACCCGGCTGGTTCCGCATCATGTCAGCGACTTGAGTAAAAAGGCGGTGATGAGCGGCGCAGAGTCAGCCGGGATGCCGACCTCGGTCATGGCATCCTGCATGGTAGTGAGCCAGCGATCTCGCTCTGCCTGGCCGATGGGAAAGGGCATGTGCCGCCCGCGTAGCCGGGGATGGCCGCGCTCCTGGATGTAGGTCTGCGGGCCGCCAAAGCGGTACACGAGGAAGTCTGCGAGGCGCTTCTCACTGCCCTCCCAGTCATCCTGCGGATACATGGGGCCGATCAGGTCATCGCTGCGCATGCGGCGGTAAAAGGCGGCGACCATGGCGCGGAGTTTCTCCTCGCCGACTTGAGCATAGAGTTGGGAAATGGGGTCCATGGGTGGGGCGGTACCTGCAAAGTCCCGCAGGGAGTCCCTTGGCAAGTGCCTTTGCTCGATTTTATAGCTCTCACTTGGCTTTTTTGGCCTTGGCTTGCTTTTTCTTCACGTAGTCGGGCCACTGGATTTTTTTGCCTTCGCTGCCGGTGAACTCCCAGGCAGGCCAGGCGGGTGATTCGGCCTGTACCTCGGCATATTTAGCCTGAAGGAGTTTTTTGAGCTCCTGGAGCTTTTCGGGGAAGATGGTGGCGAGATCGGTTTTTTCGCCCAGGTCGTCTTGGAGGTTGTAGAGCTGGAATTGATCGAGTTTGGCCTCCTTAAATTCACGCTCGCTCTGCTCGGTGATGCTGTTGCCCTTTGCCGCGGGCTCTTTGTCGAGTGTGGCGAGGATTTTCCAGTCGCCTTGGCGCATCGCCACTTTGGGGCCACCAGAGGCACGATTGAAATGCCAGTAGAGCGGGGTGCTGCGCTGCACGGGCTTTTTTTCCAAGATCGGCAGCCAGCTAGCGCCATCGAGCTGGCGGTCCCCCGGCGCGGGGATGCCGGTAATAGCGCAGATGGTGGGTAGAAAGTCGGTGTGGCAGATGGGCTCGTCACTGGTGGTGCCAGGCTGGGTGTGGCCGGGCCAGCGCAGGATGCCAGGGACGCGGATGCCGCCTTCGTAGAGCGAGCCTTTCTTGTCCCGCAGCGGACCGGAGCTGCCGTAGGGGTGCTGTGCGGTGATGGCGGGGCCATTGTCACTGGTGAAGAGGACTAGCGTGCTGTCACGAAGCTGGGCCTCATCGAGCCTCTGCATGAGCCGGCCAAAGGCGGCGTCCATCTGTGAGATATTGCCGTGATGGGCCGAGTAGGCGGGGTCTGCATGCGGATAGAGTGCGGTGTACTTGGCATCGGAGGCGATTGGCTCGTGCGGCTCATGGATGCAGACGTAGAGGAAGAAGGGCTTGTCCTTGTAACGGGCATCGAGCCAGCGCAGGGCCTCATCCGCCACATGCTGCGCGGCATAGCCAGTGAGCTTTCCGACAGCGGTGCCGTTGCGCACGAAGTTATCTGGGGCCCGGTGGCTGGGGTAGGCGTTGTTCTGCGTGGAGAACCAGTGATCAAAGCCGTGATCGCTGGGCTGCGGCTGCGTGGGCTGGTTAAAGTGGCCATTGAGGTGCCATTTCCCACTGTGGCAGGTGGCATAGCCATTTTGCTGCAAAAGCCGTGCGATGGTGACCTCACTGCTGCGCAGATGCACGGGCGACTCCTCTGGGATCCAGTCCCGGATACCGACACGCGTGGGTGTGCGGCCTGTCATGAGTGCCGCGCGTGAGGGTGAGCAGTTCGCATGGCCAGCGTAGCAACTGGTGAGACGCAGCCCTTCGCGGGCAAAGCGGTCCAGATGCGGTGTACGTAAGTCTTTGGCCCCAAAACAGGCCAGATCGCCGTATCCCAGATCATCCGCCATCACGAGGAGGATGTTCGGCCGCTCGGCAGCGTGCGAAGTGAGTGAAAATAGACCCGCGAGGAGGAGTAGCGTGCGCATGTGGGGTGAAACGCATCCCACGCAGCCATCATACAGACTGTCGGGCGCTGCTTTGATGCGCTGTCTTCACACGATCACCAGCACGATCGCACTCAGCATCATGAGCGCACCGATGAAGCGCCAGCGCATCACCCGTGCACCGAGATGCTGCTCCGCATTCATGAACCAGTGCCCCACCATCCACACCAGCGCCACACTGAGCAGCCCACGCGATGCATAGACGATGTTCGCGTTCGTGGCCTTCCCATACACCGCCAGTGTGCTGACAAAGGTGATGCTCTGCACTCCGAGCAGCACAGAGCCCCCCACCAGCCATTTCCAGGCCCGCACTGGCACCGCGCTCAATGGCGCCGTGAAGCGGAACACCAGGCCGAACGAAAGCAGCGCATTGATCCAAAAGATGCAGGGCAACAAACGACCCGCACCCCATGCCGGGCCCCATTTTTGCACCAACACATCAAAAACCGCGAAACTCACCGCCCCGAGCCCCCCCGCTAAAAAGGTGATCAGGAGATTCTTCGGCGCTTTGCCCTCCTGCTGCTGGTTAAGGCAGGTAATGCCCAACACACTCAAAAAAGCGGCGATCCATAGCTTCATGCTCACCGCATCGCCGATGAGGATCGGCGTCAAAAATGCCACCAAGATCACCTTGAGCCCGAAAACGGGCACCGCGACCGACACATCCCCCTTATCCAGCGCTAGGAACTGCGAAAGCTGTCCGACAAACAAGCACAGCGCGATCACCCCCGGCTGCCACAGCAACTCCCGCTGCACCGGCGGCCCACCCAGCAGCCACAGCAGCGAAAACAGGCCCGCCACGATCAGATTCGCCACAAAGGTGGTGCGCCAGACACCGACGCCGAGATCGCTGCTGCGCTTCAGCACCAGTGCCCCGAAAGCATATAAAATAGCAGCGAGTAGTGGGTAGAGCGTGGTAGCGAGCGCGGGAGACACCCTGGCCTCTATCACGTCAGCGCCACCTCGCAAGCTCACCGCTTGCCACATCTCAAGCGCTCGCTAAGGCCAAGCCCCCACCTTCCCTGTAAAACGCCCCATTTCCTCCCCCATGAGTCTTCCATACCCCGAAAATGCCGTCGCTGTGCTCTTTAGCGGTGGCGACTCCCCTGGCATGAATGCCTTTCTTCGCGGCCTCGTGCGCCTCGGACTCAACCGAGAAAAAGTGGCCGTGCTCGGCGTACGCGACGGCTACCGCGGCCTCGTCCGCACCGCCCGCGCCGTCAATGGCGACGCTGAGGCCCTCATCCGCCTGAAAAAGACCATCGCCAGCCATCCCGGCCGTGCTGGTCTCATCAATGAACATCTCGACCTCATCCAGATGGACCATGCCAGCGTCAGCGGCATCATGGGCAAAGGCGGCACCATCCTCGGCTCTGCCCGCTGCCTGGAATTTCATGACAAAGAAGTCCGCGCAAAAGTCCTCCGCCTTCTCCAAGGACTCAACGTCCGCGCCCTCGTCGTCGTCGGGGGTGATGGCTCACTCACCGGGGCAAGATTCCTCGCAGAAGAGAGTGATCTGCAAGTCATCGGCGTCCCCGCCACGATCGACAACGACCTCCAATTCACCGACATGGCGCTAGGCGTCGATACCGCCGTCAACACCCTGGTTTGGGCCGTCGATCACTTCATCGACACCGCACGCAGCCACCGCCGCGTCATGGTGCTGGAGACCATGGGGCGCGACAGCGGGGATCTCGCCCGCATGGCCGGCCTCGCATCCGGCGCAGAAATGATCATCACCCCAGAACCAGGGCCACTGAATGCCGCCGCCATGGAAAAACTCGCGGCCAAGATCGAAGGCGCGATGACACGCGGTCGCGGTCACGCAATCGTCCTCGTCGCTGAGGGCGTCCAATTTGATCCCCCACAGAAGCGCAACCGCGCCTACGTGCTCATGGACGAATTCCAAAAATACTTCCAGCGCCCCAAAGCCCCCTTCCCCGACCTCGAAGTCCGTCCCTCCGTCCTCGGCCATCTCCAGCGTGGTGGCCATACTACCCCGCAGGACTGCATCCTCGCAGCTCGCTTTGCCGACTGCGCCTGGCGCACCATCCAAAACGCCCCCAAAACCAACGGCATCACCGCTCTGCGAAAAAACAACATCGAGATCGTCCCCTACGGCTCCCCCGACATGCCCGAGCGTGCAGCCTTCTCCCGCGAGATGGAGCAGCTCCACGATGATCTAAGCTCCTGGTAATCCGGCTCATCCGGAAAGTGGGTGCACAGATGACGTGCTAATCATTCTGCTGGGATTGCGAGACAGACGAACCCCAGAGGAACGCGGCAGCGTCGTGGAGTGCGTGTGGCAAGCCTTGGCGCGACACCGCTGTTGCTAGCAGGAGTGCGTACTTCGACCATCAGACAGCCTTTCGATGGCATCTATGCTTCGCGTCGTGAGATTTTGTGATTTTTTAACCGCTAATTCGACGGTTTAGATTCCCCATCTTCATCTCATGAATTCACAAATCATGATGAAGCGAAGCATACATCACTGTCGACGATGCGAGGTGCCCTTGCATCTATGCCAGTAGGCTCGTCTTTACCCGATCAGACCGTCTTGCGCTTACGCTTGAGGTGGAGCTGGGCGCTGGCACGCTGGATAGCGGCCATGACGGCGGCCACTTCTTCCTGCTGATCGCCGGGTTTGAGATCGGCGAGGGACTTCTGGGCGCGGGCGAGGGCCTCTTCGGCAGCTTTTTCGTCGATCTTGTCCGCGTCGATGGCCATGTCGGTCAGGATGCGGGTGACGGTGCCTGTGACTTCCACCAAACCTTCGCCAACGGCCATTTCGGTCGTTTTGCCGCCCTTGGTGATGCGCAGCTCACCAGGGAGCAGCGTGGTCACAAGGTTAGCATGCGCGGCGAGGACGCCCATTTCGCCTTCGTAACCCGGAAGCACGACGGTATCGACCTCATCGGAAAAGATGCGGGCCTCTGGGGTGACGATTTCGAGTTTAAGGGGCATGGGCGAGGCGGGGAAAAGTGCTCAGTGCTTAGTGCTCAGTGAAAATCTTGTGGCTCGGGACTGAGCACTAAGAACTGAGCACTTCTGCACTTGTCTGATCAGGCTTTCTTCACGGTGTCGATGCCGCCCTTCATGTAGAAGTTGGCTTCGGGGACGCTGTCGTGCTTGCCGTCGAGGATCTCGGCGAAGCCTTTGATGGTGTCGCTGACTTTGACGTATTCGCCTTTGGTGCCGGTGAAGATTTCGGCGACGTGGAAGGGCTGGGAGAGGAAGCGCTGGAGCTTACGAGCGCGGAAGACGGTGAGCTTGTCTTCTTCGCTGAGTTCGTCCATGCCGAGAATGGCGATGATGTCCTGGAGGTCTTTGTAGCGCTGAAGGACGCGCTGCACACCACGGGCGACGCGGTAGTGCTCTTCACCGACGATTTCAGGCGCGAGGGCCTTGGACACGGAGGCAAGAGGATCGACGGCAGGGTAGATGCCCAGCTCGGCGAGGGAACGCTCAAGCACGACGGTGGAGTCAAGGTGAGCGAAGGTGTTGGCCGGGGCGGGGTCAGTCAAGTCATCGGCAGGGACGTACACGGCCTGGAAGGAGGTGATGGAACCGGTCTTCGTGGAGGTGATTCGCTCCTGCATCTGACCCATTTCCGCGGCGAGGGTGGGCTGGTAACCCACGGCGGAAGGCGTGCGGCCCAGAAGGGCGGACACTTCGGAACCGGCCTGGGAGAAACGGAAGACGTTATCGACGAAGAAGAGCACGTCCTGGTTCTTTTCGTCGCGGAAGTACTCGGCCATGGAGAGGGCGGAGAGGGCGACGCGGAGACGGGCACCGGGAGGCTCGTTCATCTGGCCGTACACGAGGGCCACTTTGGAGCCGGGCTCGCTGATGTAGCCACCCTGCTCGTTCTTCACGATGTCGTGACCGTTCTTCTTCACCTTGATGACGTCGGACTCGATCATTTCGTGGTAAAGGTCGTTCCCTTCACGAAATACGCTCGCCCACGCCGGCGAACACGGAGTAACCACCGTGGCCTTTGGCGATGTTGTTGATGAGCTCCATGATGACGACGGTCTTGCCGACGCCAGCACCACCGAAGGCGCCAACTTTACCACCCTTGGTGAAGGGGCAGATGAGGTCGATGACCTTGATGCCGGTTTCGAGGATCTGAGCGGATGGATTCTGGTCCACGAGAGCAGGAGCGGCGCGGTGGATAGCGTAGCGCTTCTCGGTGACAGGGGCGGCTTGGTCATCGCAGGCGTCGCCGGTGACATTGAAGATACGGCCGAGCACTTCTTCGCCGACAGGAACGGTGATCGGGCCGCCGGTGTCGAGAGCGTCCATGCCGCGCTTGAGACCTTCGGTGGAAATCATGGCGATGGAGCGGACCCAGCCGTCTCCGAGATGGCTCTGCACTTCGCAGGTGAGGCGTGCGGGCTTGCCGACCTGCTCGAAGTTGATTTCGAGGGCGTTGTAGATGGCCGGAAGCTTGCCGGAGGCGGAGAAATCCACGTCCACGACGGGACCGATGACTTGGACGATTTTGCCGATGTTGCTCATGTTAGGTGATTTGAAATTTGAATGTGAAACTTGGGATTACTCCAGAGCCATCTTGGCTGTCGTGATTTCGAGGAGTTCGTTGGTGATCGCGGCCTGGCGGAGCTTGTTGTACTCGAGGCTGAGGTCTTTGATCATCTGCTTGGCGTTGTCGGTGGCGTTCTTCATGGCCACCATGCGGCTGGAGTGCTCGCTGGCGCGGGATTCGAGCACCATTTGATACACGGTGTCGTTCACATACTGCGGAAGGACGGTCTCAAAGACGACAGCGGCGCTGGGCTCAAAGGTGTACTCAGTTGTAGCAGTCGCGGTCTCGATCTGCGGGGCGAAATCACGCTTGCCGCCGAGTGTCACTGGATTGACGGGCAGGATCTGCTCGACGGTGGGGACGACGGTGACGGTGTTGATGAAGTTGTTGAAGACGACGAGCACCTTCTTGTACTCGCCTGAGAGGAATTTTTCCTGCACGAATCGGCCAACACCACGCACCTCGGCGAATTTGGCGGGGTCTTTGATGGGGAAATCGGCCAGCAGGTGGCGGCGAAGGCGGTTGATGGCCTGGACGCCTTTTTTGCCGATGGTGACGTAATCCACGTCTTCGGTGCCGAAATCGGTCGTGATGAGCTTTTTGAAGAGATTCGTGTTCAGGGCTCCGCAGAGGCCTTTGTCACTGGAGACGAGCAAAACGAGGATTTTACCGCCTTTTCCTTCGCTGAAGAAGGGGTGGAGGCCTTCTTCGGCTTTCTCCTTCAGATTGACGAGAATCTTGTTCAGCATCTCGGCGTAGTGACGGCCGTTGGCGGCCTGATCCTGCGCTTTTTTCATCTTCGCGGCCGCGACGAGCTGCATGGCCTTGGTGATCTGGGCCGTGTTTTTGACCGATTTGATTCGGCGTCGGATGTCGCGTGTAGATGGCATGGAGCGGAGAGCAGAGGGCTAAGGGCGGAGTGCCGAAAACTTATTTCCAGGACGCTTTGAAGTCGTCGAGGGCGGATTTGAGGCCTTCTTCGACCTTGTCGAGGGCCTTCTCATTGGCGAGCTGGCCCATGAGGTCGGCTTTGCGGGTATTAAGGTAGTCTTCGAGCTTGGCCTGGAATTCCTTCACGCGATCGACGGCGACGCTGTCGAAGTAGCCTTTCTGCATCGCGTAAAGCGTGCTGACCATGATGGGGAGGCTCTTCGGTTGATACTGCTGCTGCTTGAAGAGTTCCACGATGCGAGCACCGCGGTCGAGCTTGGCTTTCGTGCCGGCGTCGAGGTCAGAACCGAACTGGGCGAAGGCGGCGAGCTCGCGGAACTGCGCGAGGTCGAGCTTCGTGGTGCCGGAGACCTTCTTGATGGCCTTCGTCTGCGCGGCGGAACCCACGCGGGAGACGGAAAGACCGACGGAGATGGCGGGGCGGATGCCTTGGTAGAAAAGGTCGGTTTCGAGGAAGATCTGGCCGTCGGTGATGGAGATCACGTTCGTCGGGATGTAGGCGGACACGTCACCGGCCTGCGTTTCGATGATGGGCAGAGCGGTCATGGAGCCGCCGCCGTAGTTTTCGCTGACGCGGCAGGAACGCTCGAGAAGGCGGGAGTGGAGATAGAACACGTCACCCGGATAGGCTTCACGACCGGAGGGGCGCTTCAGGATGAGGGACACCTGGCGGTAGGCGACGGCCTGCTTGGAAAGGTCATCAAAGACGATCAGCACGTCCTGGCCCTGATCCATGAACCACTCACCAATGGCGCAACCGGCATACGGAGCGAGGTACTGGTTCACCGCAGAGTCGGAAGCGGAGGCGGAGACGATGGTGGTGTATTCCATCGCGCCGGCGTCTTCGAGGGTCTTCACGACGCGGGCAATGTTGGACTGCTTCTGGCCGATGGCGACGTAGATGCAGTAGAGGGGCTTGTGACCCTGGAGCTTGCCCTGCTCGGCAGCTTTGTTTTGCTGCGCCTGGGAAATGATGGTGTCCACGGCGATGGTGGTCTTGCCGGTGGAGCGGTCACCGATGATCAACTCACGCTGACCACGGCCAATCGGGATCATGGCGTCGATGGCCATGATGCCGGTCTGCACGGGGACGGACACGGACTTACGGGCGATGATGCCAGGGGCGAGCTTTTCGACGGGATACTGGGTTTCACCCTTGATCTCGCCTTTGCCGTCGATGGCCTGACCGAGGGCGTTCACGACGCGGCCGAGGAGCGATTTGCCGACGGGCACGGAGAGGAGGCGGCCGGTGGTCTTGACTTCGTCGCCCGCCTTGACGTTTTCACCGGAGCCGAGAAGCACGCAGCCGACTTCGGTTTCTTCGAGGTTCAGGGCGAGGCCATAGACGCCGCCGGGGAACTCGATCATCTCATTGAGCATGACATCGCTGAGGCCTTCAATCTTGGCGGCGCCGTCGCCGATTTCACGGACGATGCCCACATTGGACTTCGTGACGGCGGTCTTGAGGCCGGCGATTTGGGATTCGATTTCCTGGAGGATGTTGCTCATCTGTTTTTTGATTTAGGATTTAAGATTTTTGATTTGGATCGTGAATTAGGCCGCGAGTGAGTTCGCGAGGCCTTCGAGACGGGCCTTCACGCTGCCGTCCCAGACGTCGGAGCCGACTTTGACGCGGATGCCACCGAGGAGCTCGGGGTTCACGCTGAAGTCGAGGGTGAGCTGGCGACCGTATTTCTTGGAAAGGCTGGCCTGGAGCTCGGATTGCGTGGCGGGGGCCAAAGCGGAGGCGCTTTCGACCTGCGCACGCTGGCGATCGACCTCATTCGCCACGAGGCGGGAGAAGGCATCGAGCATGCCGATGTAGCCACGCGGCTTGCTGCTAGCGATGCCGGATACCACCGTACGAACGCGGGACTCGTCGAGCTTCCCTTCCACCATGCAGGCGCGGAAGAGCTGACGGGAGGTGCGGCGGGCTTCCTTGGAGATTTTCATCGGAGCAGTTCTCGGTTCGCAGTTCTCAGTGCGCGGTTAAGCGGAGACTTGGGCGGCGGTTTCTTGGTTGAGACGA is a window of Verrucomicrobiaceae bacterium DNA encoding:
- the atpG gene encoding ATP synthase F1 subunit gamma; translated protein: MPSTRDIRRRIKSVKNTAQITKAMQLVAAAKMKKAQDQAANGRHYAEMLNKILVNLKEKAEEGLHPFFSEGKGGKILVLLVSSDKGLCGALNTNLFKKLITTDFGTEDVDYVTIGKKGVQAINRLRRHLLADFPIKDPAKFAEVRGVGRFVQEKFLSGEYKKVLVVFNNFINTVTVVPTVEQILPVNPVTLGGKRDFAPQIETATATTEYTFEPSAAVVFETVLPQYVNDTVYQMVLESRASEHSSRMVAMKNATDNAKQMIKDLSLEYNKLRQAAITNELLEITTAKMALE
- a CDS encoding YceH family protein; translated protein: MSAESATTAIPSTLSPEEVRVLGCLIEKEITLPDYYPMTLNALVTACNQTTNREPLMQLDDTTVAQALENMKSRGYVYQVNIVGARVQKFRHNLKGKCPDLEKAQIALLCMLLLRGAQTAGELRQRTERLHTFEDMKAVEDTLISLIGYRDGPLIKCIPAGPGCRVAQYMHLYCGDVEPEAIATPIISAPSPAAAADAEWRAKIEAEIALLKGQIARLQDLAGTVR
- the atpH gene encoding ATP synthase F1 subunit delta — encoded protein: MKISKEARRTSRQLFRACMVEGKLDESRVRTVVSGIASSKPRGYIGMLDAFSRLVANEVDRQRAQVESASALAPATQSELQASLSKKYGRQLTLDFSVNPELLGGIRVKVGSDVWDGSVKARLEGLANSLAA
- a CDS encoding F0F1 ATP synthase subunit alpha, with protein sequence MSNILQEIESQIAGLKTAVTKSNVGIVREIGDGAAKIEGLSDVMLNEMIEFPGGVYGLALNLEETEVGCVLLGSGENVKAGDEVKTTGRLLSVPVGKSLLGRVVNALGQAIDGKGEIKGETQYPVEKLAPGIIARKSVSVPVQTGIMAIDAMIPIGRGQRELIIGDRSTGKTTIAVDTIISQAQQNKAAEQGKLQGHKPLYCIYVAIGQKQSNIARVVKTLEDAGAMEYTTIVSASASDSAVNQYLAPYAGCAIGEWFMDQGQDVLIVFDDLSKQAVAYRQVSLILKRPSGREAYPGDVFYLHSRLLERSCRVSENYGGGSMTALPIIETQAGDVSAYIPTNVISITDGQIFLETDLFYQGIRPAISVGLSVSRVGSAAQTKAIKKVSGTTKLDLAQFRELAAFAQFGSDLDAGTKAKLDRGARIVELFKQQQYQPKSLPIMVSTLYAMQKGYFDSVAVDRVKEFQAKLEDYLNTRKADLMGQLANEKALDKVEEGLKSALDDFKASWK
- the atpC gene encoding ATP synthase F1 subunit epsilon — protein: MPLKLEIVTPEARIFSDEVDTVVLPGYEGEMGVLAAHANLVTTLLPGELRITKGGKTTEMAVGEGLVEVTGTVTRILTDMAIDADKIDEKAAEEALARAQKSLADLKPGDQQEEVAAVMAAIQRASAQLHLKRKRKTV
- a CDS encoding sulfatase, whose product is MRTLLLLAGLFSLTSHAAERPNILLVMADDLGYGDLACFGAKDLRTPHLDRFAREGLRLTSCYAGHANCSPSRAALMTGRTPTRVGIRDWIPEESPVHLRSSEVTIARLLQQNGYATCHSGKWHLNGHFNQPTQPQPSDHGFDHWFSTQNNAYPSHRAPDNFVRNGTAVGKLTGYAAQHVADEALRWLDARYKDKPFFLYVCIHEPHEPIASDAKYTALYPHADPAYSAHHGNISQMDAAFGRLMQRLDEAQLRDSTLVLFTSDNGPAITAQHPYGSSGPLRDKKGSLYEGGIRVPGILRWPGHTQPGTTSDEPICHTDFLPTICAITGIPAPGDRQLDGASWLPILEKKPVQRSTPLYWHFNRASGGPKVAMRQGDWKILATLDKEPAAKGNSITEQSEREFKEAKLDQFQLYNLQDDLGEKTDLATIFPEKLQELKKLLQAKYAEVQAESPAWPAWEFTGSEGKKIQWPDYVKKKQAKAKKAK
- a CDS encoding DMT family transporter, producing the protein MSPALATTLYPLLAAILYAFGALVLKRSSDLGVGVWRTTFVANLIVAGLFSLLWLLGGPPVQRELLWQPGVIALCLFVGQLSQFLALDKGDVSVAVPVFGLKVILVAFLTPILIGDAVSMKLWIAAFLSVLGITCLNQQQEGKAPKNLLITFLAGGLGAVSFAVFDVLVQKWGPAWGAGRLLPCIFWINALLSFGLVFRFTAPLSAVPVRAWKWLVGGSVLLGVQSITFVSTLAVYGKATNANIVYASRGLLSVALVWMVGHWFMNAEQHLGARVMRWRFIGALMMLSAIVLVIV
- a CDS encoding globin, with translation MDPISQLYAQVGEEKLRAMVAAFYRRMRSDDLIGPMYPQDDWEGSEKRLADFLVYRFGGPQTYIQERGHPRLRGRHMPFPIGQAERDRWLTTMQDAMTEVGIPADSAPLITAFLLKSLT
- a CDS encoding 6-phosphofructokinase — protein: MSLPYPENAVAVLFSGGDSPGMNAFLRGLVRLGLNREKVAVLGVRDGYRGLVRTARAVNGDAEALIRLKKTIASHPGRAGLINEHLDLIQMDHASVSGIMGKGGTILGSARCLEFHDKEVRAKVLRLLQGLNVRALVVVGGDGSLTGARFLAEESDLQVIGVPATIDNDLQFTDMALGVDTAVNTLVWAVDHFIDTARSHRRVMVLETMGRDSGDLARMAGLASGAEMIITPEPGPLNAAAMEKLAAKIEGAMTRGRGHAIVLVAEGVQFDPPQKRNRAYVLMDEFQKYFQRPKAPFPDLEVRPSVLGHLQRGGHTTPQDCILAARFADCAWRTIQNAPKTNGITALRKNNIEIVPYGSPDMPERAAFSREMEQLHDDLSSW